Proteins encoded within one genomic window of Augochlora pura isolate Apur16 chromosome 11, APUR_v2.2.1, whole genome shotgun sequence:
- the LOC144477022 gene encoding popeye domain-containing protein 1, giving the protein MARTTRSRRKMANTTDAPSPASSLLSSSTTTPFTGPTTTPYSTEGYTFNYSGLPSLGGYSLEDLNYTELWVDVWNSTEASNVTERLNTTVLSSGGGYCDEWEAAQHKLFQAANLFFAAAFLVPRSFKASVLALRTFLTAGFMLAALWAGFTICALDAMLWCLALGLLNGIHSLILACRFLPPALSPELVELYLKLFKPYKVSKKHFQELAKEARILKLDSGQTYATEGVTPADERLSILLRGKLKVTCDGTHLHYIKAYQFVDSPEWEAMHENIDDVFQVTIRAEESSTYICWTRLKLLRVLRHRPLLKVVLNTLIGKDITSKLYALNEQLAGVAAASETTTSNPYRGVARSLSVDAVNTETAGRVRSTTWKAQRRHSNPRSDRSSPSRYSHQYWAPVVANHFPPTSPFTQGQNLGYSLLPQGVQFSPPPRAPLLSHQPLTRQRSGGTSGDYTLLPQTPKLERKRSKKGTREVTFETPV; this is encoded by the exons ATGGCCCGTACCACGCGCTCACGACGAAAAATGGCGAACACGACTGATGCTCCCTCGCCCGCGAGCAGCCTTctgtcgtcgtcgacgacgacccCGTTCACCGGCCCGACAACGACGCCCTACTCCACCGAGGGCTACACCTTCAATTACAGCGGGCTGCCCAGTTTGGGCGGCTACTCGTTGGAGGATCTGAATTACACGGAACTGTGGGTGGACGTCTGGAATAGCACCGAGGCCAGTAACGTCACCGAGAGGTTAAATACCACTGTATTATCGTCGGGGGGTGGCTACTGCGACGAATGGGAAGCAGCGCAGCACAAACTCTTCCAG GCGGCGAATCTGTTCTTCGCGGCGGCGTTCCTGGTGCCGCGCTCCTTCAAGGCCTCGGTGCTGGCGCTGCGCACCTTTCTGACGGCCGGCTTCATGCTGGCCGCCCTATGGGCCGGGTTCACCATATGCGCGCTCGACGCGATGCTATGGTGCTTGGCCCTCGGCCTCCTGAACGGCATTCACTCCCTCATACTAGCCTGTCGCTTTCTGCCGCCCGCGCTCAGCCCCGAGCTGGTCGAGCTCTATCTGAAACTGTTCAAGCCGTACAAGGTTAGCAAGAAGCACTTCCAGGAGCTGGCCAAGGAGGCGAGGATACTCAAGCTGGACTCCGGTCAGACGTACGCCACGGAAGGCGTCACGCCCGCCGACGAACGGCTGTCGATACTGTTGCGTGGCAA GTTGAAGGTGACTTGCGACGGCACGCACCTGCACTACATCAAAGCTTATCAGTTCGTCGACTCGCCGGAATGGGAGGCCATGCACGAGAACATCGACGACGTCTTCCAAGTGACGATTAGAGCCGAGGAGTCCAGCACGTACATCTGTTGGACCAGGCTGAAGTTGCTCAGGGTACTCAGGCACAGGCCGCTACTTAAGGTCGTCCTCAACACCCTCATCGGTAAGGACATTACGTCCAAGTTGTACGCCCTTAACGAGCAGCTCGCTGGTGTCGCCGCGGCCAGTGAGACAACCACGTCGAATCCTTACAGGGGCGTCGCGAGAAGTCTTAGCGTCGACGCTGTAAACACTGAAACCGCGGGAAGAGTACGCTCGACGACGTGGAAGGCACAGAGGAGGCACAGTAACCCGCGGAGCGACA GGAGTTCACCTTCCCGGTACTCGCACCAGTATTGGGCGCCGGTGGTGGCGAATCACTTCCCGCCGACTTCGCCGTTCACCCAGGGCCAGAACCTCGGCTACTCGTTGCTGCCGCAGGGCGTACAGTTCTCGCCACCGCCGCGGGCCCCCCTTCTGTCGCATCAGCCGTTGACACGGCAGCGTAGCGGCGGCACGAGCGGCGATTATACCCTGCTACCTCAGACACCGAAGCTCGAGAGGAAACGCTCGAAAAAGGGAACGAGAGAG